In Chryseobacterium gleum, a single genomic region encodes these proteins:
- a CDS encoding SixA phosphatase family protein — protein sequence MKKLILVRHAKSDWPEETEDFDRPLADKGLEDAMHMSRFLKSNNISIDYFVSSPAVRALNTCKIFNQTYQLDCSTDEKLYNPSERSFESVIYDLDDNLNSVALFSHNNGISNFANSISEDIFHFPTCGVAGFEVDCQSWSEFDGAKKKLLFFYEPGKI from the coding sequence ATGAAGAAACTCATCCTCGTAAGACATGCGAAAAGCGACTGGCCGGAGGAAACGGAGGACTTTGACAGACCTTTGGCAGACAAGGGTCTGGAGGATGCTATGCACATGTCCAGATTTCTGAAAAGCAATAATATTTCCATTGACTATTTTGTGTCCAGCCCTGCGGTACGCGCACTGAATACCTGTAAGATTTTTAATCAGACCTATCAGCTAGATTGTTCTACTGATGAAAAACTATATAACCCATCGGAAAGAAGCTTTGAATCTGTAATTTATGACCTGGATGACAATCTGAATTCCGTTGCGCTCTTCTCTCACAATAACGGAATTTCCAATTTTGCCAATTCCATTTCTGAGGATATTTTCCATTTTCCCACCTGCGGAGTTGCCGGTTTTGAAGTAGACTGCCAATCGTGGTCAGAATTTGACGGAGCCAAAAAGAAACTTCTGTTCTTTTATGAGCCCGGGAAAATATAA
- the ruvX gene encoding Holliday junction resolvase RuvX, which yields MGQILAIDYGKARCGIAATDDMQIIASGLETVENRSLMEFLKKYFSENKVDEVVIGLPIDLKGNISEVETDILKFIEEFKKEFSDIAVHRFDERFTSKMASFFISQSGKNKKKRQEKGLIDKVSATIILQNFLEQRLR from the coding sequence ATGGGACAAATCCTTGCAATAGACTACGGAAAGGCTCGTTGTGGCATCGCTGCAACAGATGACATGCAGATTATAGCCAGCGGACTGGAGACTGTAGAGAACCGTTCTTTGATGGAATTTTTGAAAAAATATTTCAGTGAAAACAAGGTTGATGAGGTAGTCATTGGGCTTCCCATAGATTTGAAAGGAAATATTTCAGAAGTGGAAACCGATATTTTAAAATTCATTGAAGAATTTAAAAAAGAATTTTCGGATATTGCAGTTCACCGCTTTGATGAAAGATTTACCTCAAAAATGGCTTCATTTTTTATTTCCCAAAGTGGAAAGAATAAGAAGAAGAGGCAGGAAAAAGGATTAATAGATAAAGTAAGCGCAACTATCATATTGCAGAATTTTTTAGAACAAAGATTAAGATGA